The Acidicapsa ligni genome has a window encoding:
- a CDS encoding complex I subunit 4 family protein, which produces MDSLNTTIISLILLAPLVGALLILILPDKGKISASIALITSLVTFVFTLHLPAHYVVSEGGFQFVQNIAWISNPAINYHVGVDGLSLWLIVLTGLLAPVGVLASWKTIQTRSKVFYSLFLLQQTAMVGVFVSLDLMLYYGFWELSLVPMAILIAMYGRNITENGGSKAALRFFLYTFIPSAPLLVAILWLYGRTNSFDFAVLQAAIASGQFPAGPLCWAAFAFLIAFAVKVPVLGLHGWLPDTFSEAPVAMGMVVAGKLGLYSLIRFHIGLFPVQAREAAPWLIALGAIGILYGALVALVQKDFWKLLAYGTISSLSFCTLGIYGFTLAGVDGAVFQTVNEGIIGGALFVLFGVLYDRFGTSQIAQYGGLARKTPSLVTLFVIVSLALIGLPILNGFIGEFLVLSSTFTGVNKGWAVTATIGVILSAAYMLTLIQKVFYGPTSEAVNANSGIDLYAREKLILWPLAILMLIMGVVPNLWLNGIETAIKPLSSRSAYEQPQVKLDPKHMLTLSIKDDRATAGVQQ; this is translated from the coding sequence ATGGATAGTTTGAACACGACAATCATTTCGCTCATCCTGCTGGCCCCGCTCGTCGGAGCGTTGCTGATACTCATCCTCCCCGACAAGGGCAAGATCTCCGCGTCCATTGCGCTCATCACCTCTCTGGTCACCTTTGTCTTCACGCTGCATTTGCCAGCACACTATGTCGTAAGCGAAGGCGGCTTTCAGTTCGTCCAGAACATCGCCTGGATCAGCAATCCCGCCATCAACTACCACGTAGGTGTAGACGGCCTATCCCTCTGGCTCATCGTCCTCACCGGGCTGCTGGCGCCTGTCGGTGTCCTCGCCAGTTGGAAGACCATCCAGACCCGCAGTAAAGTCTTCTACTCCCTCTTTCTCCTTCAGCAGACCGCGATGGTCGGCGTCTTCGTCTCACTCGACCTGATGCTCTACTACGGTTTCTGGGAACTCTCGCTCGTTCCCATGGCCATCCTCATCGCCATGTATGGCCGCAACATCACCGAGAACGGCGGATCGAAAGCAGCTCTCCGCTTCTTCCTCTACACCTTCATTCCATCAGCGCCGCTGCTGGTAGCAATTCTCTGGCTATATGGACGCACCAACAGCTTCGATTTTGCGGTTCTCCAAGCCGCAATCGCTTCCGGCCAGTTCCCCGCCGGACCGCTCTGCTGGGCAGCCTTTGCCTTCCTGATAGCCTTTGCCGTCAAAGTCCCGGTCCTCGGCTTGCACGGCTGGCTCCCCGACACCTTCTCTGAAGCGCCAGTGGCCATGGGCATGGTTGTTGCCGGTAAGCTTGGCCTCTACTCGCTCATCCGCTTCCACATCGGTCTCTTCCCTGTCCAGGCCCGCGAAGCTGCTCCCTGGCTCATCGCTCTCGGCGCAATCGGCATTCTTTACGGCGCACTCGTAGCCCTTGTGCAAAAAGACTTCTGGAAGCTGCTTGCCTACGGCACCATCAGCAGCCTCAGCTTCTGCACCCTCGGCATCTACGGATTCACCCTCGCAGGCGTCGACGGCGCAGTCTTCCAGACGGTCAACGAAGGCATAATCGGCGGCGCGCTCTTCGTGCTCTTCGGCGTCCTTTACGATCGCTTCGGCACCAGCCAGATAGCCCAGTACGGGGGCCTCGCCAGAAAGACTCCGTCCCTTGTAACGCTCTTCGTTATCGTCAGCCTGGCTCTTATCGGCCTGCCCATCTTGAACGGCTTCATCGGCGAATTCCTCGTCCTCTCCAGTACTTTCACCGGAGTGAACAAAGGCTGGGCAGTAACTGCAACTATCGGAGTCATCCTGAGCGCCGCCTACATGCTCACCCTGATCCAGAAGGTCTTCTACGGCCCAACATCAGAAGCCGTGAATGCCAACTCGGGAATCGATCTTTACGCGCGCGAAAAGCTCATCCTCTGGCCCCTCGCGATCCTCATGCTCATTATGGGCGTCGTGCCAAATCTCTGGCTCAACGGAATTGAAACAGCAATTAAGCCTCTGTCCAGCAGATCGGCTTACGAGCAACCTCAAGTGAAGTTAGACCCAAAACATATGCTCACATTAAGCATCAAGGATGATCGGGCGACAGCAGGAGTCCAGCAATGA
- a CDS encoding NADH-quinone oxidoreductase subunit N: protein MNTVPDIFRILPEVVLTLTGVLVMMVDAAMPKAASRRVLGWVSAFGVTAALWASLWQLSLPAGYAFYKTVQTDSFSVFFHVLVCGIVIATILLSLDSLPANQHHAGEYYALITFGAVGMCLLTSAVELLVVFIALEISSISTYILAGYRKHTGKGPEAAIKYFLLGSFATGFLLYGVAMIYGATGTTQINEIAALIPTAQSHSLVVLALALLLVGILFKVSAAPFHVWTPDVYEGSPSPVVALMSTAPKAAAFALLIRVLYGGFPTLKPMWTPLLWIIAVLSMTVGNLAALRQDNVKRMLAYSSIAHAGYLLAAFAGLGIAGIAPASFYIASYAAMNVGIFAVVTVVSGYEEHLPLIQDFRGLIYRSPILGGTLLFFLISLIGIPFTGGFFAKFYAFNTAMQGGAAWLVLIGLLNSGLAAAYYLKLALSVSQKPAANAQPQPAPRMGIAVTAALALSVIATLVLGIAPSRILGAAQAGAHSFMNAGVTASQPLSAPDSAPDPATVQWVR from the coding sequence ATGAACACCGTTCCCGATATCTTCCGCATCCTGCCTGAGGTAGTCCTCACCCTGACCGGTGTCCTGGTCATGATGGTCGATGCCGCCATGCCCAAAGCTGCCAGCCGCCGTGTCCTCGGCTGGGTATCCGCCTTTGGAGTCACTGCCGCTCTCTGGGCCAGCCTCTGGCAGCTCTCACTGCCCGCCGGCTACGCATTCTACAAAACCGTTCAGACCGACAGCTTCAGCGTTTTCTTCCACGTCCTCGTCTGCGGTATCGTTATAGCGACCATCCTGCTTTCGCTCGACTCGCTCCCTGCCAACCAGCACCACGCTGGCGAATACTACGCCCTGATCACCTTCGGCGCAGTCGGCATGTGCCTGCTTACCTCGGCCGTTGAACTCCTCGTAGTCTTCATCGCCCTGGAAATCTCCTCGATCTCTACCTACATCCTCGCCGGATACCGCAAACATACCGGTAAAGGCCCAGAAGCTGCCATCAAGTACTTTCTCCTGGGCTCCTTCGCCACCGGCTTCCTGCTCTACGGCGTAGCCATGATTTACGGAGCCACCGGCACCACCCAGATCAACGAGATTGCCGCCCTCATCCCAACCGCACAATCGCACTCGCTGGTCGTCCTGGCTCTCGCGCTTCTGCTGGTCGGCATTCTCTTTAAAGTCTCTGCCGCTCCCTTCCACGTTTGGACACCCGACGTCTATGAAGGCTCACCCTCGCCTGTAGTCGCCCTCATGTCCACCGCACCCAAGGCCGCTGCCTTCGCGCTCCTCATCCGCGTCCTCTACGGTGGTTTCCCAACCCTCAAGCCCATGTGGACGCCTCTGCTCTGGATCATCGCTGTCCTCTCCATGACCGTCGGCAATCTCGCCGCTCTCCGGCAGGACAACGTGAAGCGCATGCTGGCCTATTCCTCGATCGCGCACGCAGGCTACCTGCTCGCAGCCTTCGCCGGACTTGGCATCGCAGGCATCGCGCCCGCCAGCTTCTACATCGCCTCCTACGCCGCCATGAACGTCGGCATCTTCGCCGTCGTCACCGTGGTCAGTGGCTACGAAGAACACCTCCCGCTCATTCAGGATTTCCGCGGCCTCATCTACCGCTCACCCATCCTTGGTGGCACGCTGCTCTTCTTCCTCATCTCCCTCATCGGAATCCCCTTCACCGGCGGCTTCTTCGCCAAGTTCTACGCCTTCAACACCGCCATGCAAGGCGGAGCAGCGTGGCTGGTCCTCATCGGCCTGCTCAACTCCGGCCTCGCCGCTGCCTATTACCTCAAGCTGGCTCTCAGCGTCTCGCAAAAACCCGCTGCCAACGCCCAGCCGCAACCCGCGCCGCGCATGGGCATTGCCGTTACCGCAGCCCTGGCGCTGTCCGTCATCGCGACACTGGTTCTAGGCATTGCTCCCTCCCGCATCCTCGGAGCGGCACAGGCAGGTGCACACAGCTTTATGAACGCAGGTGTCACCGCTTCCCAGCCACTCTCTGCTCCTGATTCAGCACCAGACCCAGCAACCGTCCAGTGGGTTCGCTAA
- a CDS encoding glycosyltransferase family 4 protein: MAEIGDEDTLACRIVQPREQSYSDLITDQTDSARPAMPLLRMVVGVTSAQTCLVLTGRLGALRRAGLEVTLVSSPGELLDRTAESEGVAAHSIQTQRGIAPISDLLSFFRVLIFLARVKPLITDFSTPKMGLLGNVAAWMLRVPHRVYTLRGLKLESSRGWKRSVLLRSERLAAWCAHVVLCNSESLLSEAQLLGVAPKRKLHVLGNGSSNGVDTDRFSPGVSSIRGELGIAKRDVVLGFVGRLTRDKGVPELLIAFDAVLGREPDCWLLLVGWFDAAEDALEERWRERIAGHPRILHVGFVADTASYYRAMDMLILPTHREGFPNVVLEAAASGLPVISTECTGARDAVLPQVTGLLVPPRDVRAIGDAILALVQDSEMRLRMGAAGRNWVMRGFSRDRVLELAVRFYQELL, from the coding sequence ATGGCAGAAATCGGCGATGAAGATACTCTTGCGTGCAGGATTGTGCAGCCTCGCGAGCAAAGCTATAGCGATCTGATAACGGACCAGACTGATTCGGCGCGGCCTGCGATGCCGCTGCTGCGCATGGTGGTGGGCGTCACCAGTGCGCAGACTTGCCTGGTGTTGACCGGGAGGCTTGGTGCGCTACGGCGTGCAGGGCTGGAGGTCACGTTGGTTTCTTCGCCAGGAGAGCTGTTGGATCGCACAGCGGAGAGCGAGGGAGTGGCTGCGCATTCGATTCAAACGCAGCGAGGAATTGCGCCTATTTCGGACCTCTTATCTTTTTTTCGTGTGCTGATTTTTCTCGCGCGGGTCAAGCCGCTGATTACGGATTTCAGCACGCCAAAGATGGGGTTGCTGGGGAATGTGGCTGCATGGATGCTGCGGGTTCCGCATCGGGTGTATACGCTGCGCGGGCTCAAGCTGGAGTCGTCGCGGGGATGGAAGCGCAGTGTGCTGCTACGGTCGGAACGGCTCGCGGCCTGGTGTGCGCATGTGGTTTTGTGCAATAGCGAAAGCCTGCTTTCGGAGGCTCAACTGCTGGGAGTCGCGCCGAAGCGAAAGTTGCATGTGCTGGGCAACGGTAGCAGCAATGGTGTGGATACCGATCGATTTTCCCCGGGTGTCAGTTCGATTCGTGGTGAGTTGGGGATCGCAAAGCGAGACGTGGTTTTGGGATTTGTGGGACGGTTGACTCGGGATAAGGGCGTTCCGGAGTTGCTGATTGCTTTTGATGCGGTGTTAGGCCGGGAGCCTGATTGCTGGTTGTTGCTGGTGGGTTGGTTCGATGCGGCTGAGGATGCTTTGGAGGAGCGATGGCGGGAGCGGATTGCCGGGCATCCACGCATACTGCACGTCGGATTTGTCGCGGATACGGCGTCGTACTATCGCGCGATGGATATGCTGATTTTACCGACGCATCGCGAGGGGTTTCCAAATGTTGTGCTGGAGGCGGCGGCTAGCGGGTTACCGGTCATTTCGACAGAGTGCACAGGCGCGCGGGATGCGGTGTTGCCGCAGGTGACAGGGTTGCTGGTACCTCCACGGGATGTGAGAGCGATTGGCGATGCAATTCTGGCGCTTGTACAGGATTCGGAGATGCGACTGAGGATGGGAGCTGCAGGAAGGAATTGGGTTATGCGGGGGTTTTCACGAGACAGGGTTTTGGAGCTTGCGGTGCGGTTTTATCAAGAGCTGCTTTAA
- a CDS encoding glycosyltransferase, whose protein sequence is MKLLLIIPHLGGGGAERVTAQLARHLNPDRFEIHLALITDDAPGAEPPPEWVSIHRLHATRVRSSWLQIVKLIWNLRPAIVLSGMVHLNALLLLLKPLLPAKTKLLVRQNTTASASAKMRSARWIYRHLYPRANRIICQSAAMANDLAINFSLPPTSIEVLPNPIDTEAIQTATSQTESSHTGPHLLSIGRLAPEKGIDLLLYALPTVRQIYPQAKLTILGIGPLRDSLTTLSEKLALTNAVHFAGHDIPANYYNQTTLFVLPSRYEGMPNALLEAAAAGLPLVSTPCCEGVRELLANAPGTWLSHEITAPALAQSILTALEATADYPQQPARFTHAFLAPFELTNAISTWEAFLLSIAHEAHA, encoded by the coding sequence TTGAAGTTGCTCCTCATCATTCCCCACCTCGGCGGAGGCGGCGCCGAGCGCGTCACGGCCCAACTCGCGCGTCATCTCAACCCAGATCGTTTCGAGATTCATCTAGCCCTCATCACCGACGACGCACCAGGTGCAGAACCGCCACCCGAATGGGTCAGCATCCATCGGCTTCACGCTACCCGCGTGCGATCCTCATGGCTGCAAATCGTAAAGCTCATCTGGAATCTGCGACCAGCCATAGTGCTATCCGGCATGGTCCATCTCAACGCTCTGCTGCTGCTGCTCAAGCCGTTGCTGCCCGCCAAAACAAAGCTCCTGGTCCGCCAGAACACCACCGCCTCAGCCTCAGCAAAAATGCGTTCCGCACGCTGGATATATCGCCACCTCTACCCCCGCGCCAACCGCATAATCTGCCAATCCGCAGCGATGGCAAATGATCTCGCAATCAACTTCTCACTGCCGCCAACTAGCATCGAAGTACTTCCCAATCCCATCGACACGGAAGCGATCCAAACCGCAACATCACAAACCGAAAGCTCTCACACCGGCCCACATCTGCTCAGCATCGGCAGGCTCGCCCCGGAGAAAGGCATCGACCTCCTACTGTACGCACTGCCCACAGTCAGGCAAATCTATCCGCAGGCCAAACTAACCATCCTCGGCATCGGTCCTCTCCGCGACTCGCTCACCACGCTCAGCGAGAAACTCGCCCTCACAAACGCAGTCCACTTCGCCGGCCACGACATCCCCGCGAACTACTACAACCAGACCACCCTCTTCGTCCTGCCGTCCCGCTATGAAGGCATGCCCAACGCACTGCTCGAAGCCGCTGCAGCAGGACTTCCTCTCGTCTCAACCCCCTGCTGTGAAGGCGTCCGCGAACTCCTCGCCAACGCTCCCGGCACGTGGCTCTCCCACGAAATTACGGCCCCAGCCCTGGCGCAATCAATTCTCACGGCGCTTGAAGCAACCGCTGACTATCCGCAACAGCCAGCACGCTTCACCCACGCCTTCCTCGCGCCCTTCGAACTCACCAACGCGATCAGTACCTGGGAAGCATTCCTGCTCTCGATAGCCCATGAGGCCCACGCATGA
- a CDS encoding glycosyltransferase, with translation MKHVAMLIPTIDQIGGAERQLLLLACELSTRGWQVTIISLSGPTSPSNQQTREILVNAGVEHLSLEMRKAWIDSRGWQRYLAWHRCHKPQIVHAHLPHATWFARWIRLLAPVPVLIDTIHTSNTGGIARRLSYRLSEWLSTHTTCVSNPVADATLAARMARKIKLTVLPNGVVLPATHAPATTRELSFQCFKWLAVGRLAAVKDYPTLFYAFARLPGNATLLIAGTGPEEAALKQLAYELKIDSRVHFAGFQPDVPGLLRNSDGFVLSSRWEGLPMGILEASAASLPIVATDGPGTREAMLVNQTGLIVPVANVAALSSAMAQIMTMTSEDRNRMGNLGRRFVEANFELTKIAQQWETLYIGLLTKHPHPTRWH, from the coding sequence ATGAAGCACGTCGCCATGCTCATTCCCACCATCGATCAGATCGGCGGCGCAGAGCGCCAGCTTCTTCTTCTCGCCTGCGAACTATCCACACGCGGCTGGCAAGTAACCATCATCAGCCTCTCCGGACCGACCTCACCGTCCAACCAGCAAACCCGCGAAATACTTGTCAACGCAGGCGTAGAACACCTCTCTCTCGAAATGCGCAAAGCCTGGATCGACTCACGCGGCTGGCAGCGATACCTTGCATGGCATCGCTGCCACAAGCCACAGATAGTCCACGCTCATCTGCCCCACGCCACATGGTTTGCTCGATGGATTCGCCTGCTCGCACCCGTGCCCGTGCTGATAGATACCATCCACACCAGCAACACCGGAGGCATCGCCAGGCGCCTCAGCTACCGTCTCAGCGAATGGCTCAGCACCCACACCACCTGCGTTAGCAACCCAGTCGCCGACGCCACACTCGCCGCCAGAATGGCTCGCAAAATCAAGCTAACCGTGCTCCCAAACGGAGTTGTGCTCCCTGCCACGCATGCTCCCGCAACAACGAGAGAACTATCCTTCCAATGTTTCAAATGGCTAGCCGTTGGCCGCCTGGCCGCTGTAAAGGACTATCCAACCCTGTTCTATGCCTTCGCCAGACTCCCCGGCAACGCAACACTCCTCATCGCCGGTACCGGCCCCGAAGAAGCAGCCTTGAAGCAGTTGGCCTACGAATTGAAAATTGATTCCCGAGTCCACTTCGCAGGCTTTCAACCAGACGTGCCGGGCCTGCTCAGGAACTCAGACGGTTTCGTCCTATCCTCTCGATGGGAGGGCCTGCCCATGGGCATCCTCGAAGCCTCAGCCGCAAGCCTGCCCATCGTAGCCACAGACGGTCCAGGCACCCGCGAAGCCATGCTCGTCAACCAGACCGGCCTCATCGTTCCCGTAGCCAACGTAGCTGCCCTCTCTTCAGCCATGGCCCAGATCATGACCATGACAAGCGAAGATCGCAACAGGATGGGCAACTTAGGCCGCAGGTTTGTAGAAGCAAATTTCGAACTAACGAAAATCGCGCAACAATGGGAAACCCTCTACATCGGCCTACTGACAAAACATCCTCATCCAACCCGCTGGCACTAG
- a CDS encoding DUF2334 domain-containing protein, which yields MKSDSETRYLLRFDDLCPTMDRGKWQRYVSMLERYEIQPILAVIPENADPAFEVEAADPRFWAQMRELEMTGATIGLHGYRHVCRARGRGLIPLHRLTEFAGAAEEDQRRWIRDGLEVLRRHGLSPRIWVAPRHGFDRTTLGVLKDAGIDVISDGFAVGPFGWYGMVWFPQQLWGPREKTSGVWTICVHAQTASDATVAELEMFLERYASRFTSVERVLAEGSVRPRSPGDRLFHFRMMLRIRLVGIKRRLLLRMGKA from the coding sequence ATGAAGAGTGATTCGGAGACCCGCTATTTGCTGCGATTCGATGATCTTTGCCCAACGATGGATCGCGGGAAGTGGCAGCGGTATGTGTCGATGCTTGAACGGTATGAAATTCAGCCGATACTGGCGGTGATTCCAGAGAATGCAGACCCGGCGTTTGAAGTTGAGGCGGCTGATCCGAGGTTTTGGGCGCAAATGCGCGAATTGGAGATGACCGGGGCGACGATTGGTCTGCATGGCTATAGGCACGTTTGTCGGGCGAGGGGACGAGGCCTGATTCCGTTGCATCGATTGACGGAGTTTGCGGGTGCCGCGGAAGAGGATCAGCGGCGATGGATTCGCGATGGGTTGGAGGTTTTGCGGAGGCATGGACTGAGTCCGCGAATCTGGGTGGCTCCCCGACATGGTTTTGATCGCACTACGCTTGGGGTTTTAAAGGATGCGGGGATTGATGTGATTTCGGATGGCTTTGCTGTGGGGCCGTTTGGATGGTATGGGATGGTGTGGTTTCCGCAGCAGCTTTGGGGGCCTCGCGAGAAGACTTCGGGTGTATGGACAATTTGTGTTCATGCGCAGACGGCCAGCGATGCGACTGTTGCTGAGTTGGAGATGTTTCTGGAGAGGTATGCTTCGCGGTTTACTTCAGTGGAGCGTGTGTTGGCTGAGGGTTCGGTGCGGCCTCGTTCGCCGGGGGATAGGCTGTTTCATTTTCGGATGATGCTGCGGATTCGGTTGGTTGGAATCAAGCGACGGCTGCTGCTTCGAATGGGTAAGGCATAG
- the murJ gene encoding murein biosynthesis integral membrane protein MurJ, producing the protein MQPAILDIDSQPLKSGGVNRVPDGGPSVNRRIFRAAVIVTLAGILVKLVATFKEFAIADIFGRSDAMDAFLIAFLIPGLLVNLFSESMNQALVPTLVKVREFDGHPRAQELLSSAMLWTCMLLTGGSLVMAAAAHFFFPLLAAHFPAAKLLLTEELFYGLLPVVVIAGIASNCSAVLNTFDRFAWPALAPMATPLAVVIGAWLLVPRFGIWSLVYGNVVGALIHAVIMVWMMHAHGYRFALRWHGFNPAIREVAGQYGPILLSGLVASSGLLVDQGMAATLPSGSVSTLVYANRFVSVVVNLLAGAVATAVTPYFSQMVARREWAACRHTLNTYVRLTALISVPVAMTMIFGSHLLIRLTFQHGAFGPQDTAAVAPVQAMYAIQLPFFIVSRVFYRYLVAIRRTSLILYCGMINLVLDVILNIVCMRWMGVAGIALATSLWTISTFAFLCYWAYRLLPPPEKLDAA; encoded by the coding sequence TTGCAGCCTGCAATTCTGGATATCGATTCTCAGCCGCTGAAGAGTGGCGGGGTAAATCGTGTTCCGGACGGCGGTCCGAGTGTCAATCGGCGTATTTTTCGTGCGGCGGTAATTGTTACGCTGGCGGGCATTCTGGTGAAGCTGGTTGCTACGTTCAAGGAGTTCGCGATTGCGGACATATTTGGGCGCAGCGATGCGATGGATGCGTTCCTGATCGCGTTTCTGATTCCGGGGCTGCTGGTGAATTTGTTTTCGGAATCGATGAACCAGGCGCTGGTTCCGACCCTGGTTAAGGTGCGGGAGTTCGACGGGCATCCGCGGGCGCAGGAGTTATTGTCGAGCGCGATGCTTTGGACTTGTATGTTGTTGACCGGCGGATCGCTGGTAATGGCAGCCGCGGCACACTTCTTTTTTCCTTTGCTGGCCGCGCATTTTCCTGCGGCAAAGCTGTTGCTGACGGAGGAACTGTTTTACGGGCTGCTGCCGGTGGTAGTAATTGCGGGTATCGCCTCCAACTGCTCGGCGGTGCTTAATACTTTTGACAGGTTTGCGTGGCCGGCGCTGGCTCCGATGGCTACTCCGCTGGCGGTTGTGATTGGGGCGTGGTTGCTTGTTCCGCGATTTGGCATCTGGTCCCTGGTGTATGGGAATGTTGTCGGGGCGCTGATTCATGCGGTGATTATGGTGTGGATGATGCACGCGCATGGCTATCGTTTTGCGCTGCGCTGGCATGGCTTCAACCCGGCGATTCGCGAGGTCGCGGGGCAGTACGGACCAATTCTGCTGAGTGGACTCGTGGCGTCGAGTGGATTGCTCGTCGATCAGGGGATGGCAGCAACGCTGCCTTCGGGGAGCGTGTCCACACTGGTATATGCCAATCGTTTTGTGAGCGTGGTTGTGAACCTGCTGGCGGGTGCGGTGGCGACTGCGGTCACGCCTTACTTTTCTCAGATGGTGGCGCGACGGGAATGGGCTGCGTGCCGTCATACGCTGAACACGTATGTACGCTTGACGGCGTTGATTTCGGTTCCGGTGGCGATGACGATGATCTTCGGTTCGCACCTGCTGATTCGGCTTACGTTTCAGCATGGGGCGTTTGGTCCGCAGGATACGGCGGCGGTGGCTCCGGTGCAGGCGATGTATGCGATTCAATTGCCGTTTTTTATTGTGAGCCGCGTGTTCTATCGCTACCTGGTGGCGATTCGAAGGACTTCGCTGATTTTGTACTGCGGGATGATCAACCTGGTGTTGGACGTGATTCTGAATATTGTTTGCATGCGATGGATGGGCGTGGCGGGGATTGCGCTGGCGACATCGCTGTGGACGATCAGCACGTTTGCTTTTCTGTGCTACTGGGCATATCGGTTGCTGCCTCCGCCGGAGAAGCTGGATGCGGCATGA
- a CDS encoding O-antigen ligase family protein → MTRLMNVLLMLFAFAVPWEYSLNLGEPFGNVARIAGVLLLVAGIPAVLMRRGIRMPGMLQWLVLALYLYFACSYFWTIDSDVTTDKIRAYFQVMMVTWIVWEFCETQGDLRNMMRALVAGCWLLVVLTVLDFSAASASAAEQIRFVAEGQDPNDVARFLDLGFPFAALLFAIEKAWPIRLLALGYLPAGLLAVLLTASRGGFSAALVSLLGTAILLVVWRPRAASVILIGVAITALVLWMFVPAGSLDRLATIPEQLGSSDLNDRYNIWIAGWRAFTQRPWMGYGAGNYTAAARLATGDTAHNTVMAVLVTGGLFALTLCGAIVAGVAWSIARTSGLLRIALATVLAVWIITSMVGSVEENRITWLVFGMMALAGRLACEATKSKATCPLYADKSTRQVSLAGIFHGRPVGAGGPID, encoded by the coding sequence GTGACGCGGCTGATGAACGTACTGCTGATGTTATTTGCGTTTGCTGTACCCTGGGAGTATTCGCTGAATCTTGGCGAGCCCTTTGGCAATGTGGCGCGGATTGCGGGCGTGTTGTTGCTGGTGGCGGGGATTCCTGCGGTGCTGATGAGGCGCGGTATTCGGATGCCGGGGATGTTGCAGTGGCTGGTGTTGGCGCTCTATCTGTATTTTGCTTGCAGTTACTTTTGGACGATCGATTCGGATGTCACTACCGATAAGATTCGCGCTTATTTTCAGGTAATGATGGTGACCTGGATCGTTTGGGAGTTTTGTGAGACGCAGGGCGATCTGCGGAATATGATGCGAGCACTGGTGGCAGGGTGCTGGCTGCTGGTGGTGCTGACGGTACTTGATTTCAGTGCTGCGAGTGCGTCAGCGGCGGAGCAGATTCGCTTTGTAGCCGAGGGGCAGGATCCGAATGATGTGGCGCGGTTTCTGGATCTGGGTTTTCCGTTTGCGGCACTGCTGTTTGCGATTGAAAAGGCATGGCCGATTCGTTTGCTGGCGCTGGGGTATTTGCCTGCGGGGTTGCTGGCTGTATTGCTGACAGCATCGCGAGGTGGGTTTTCGGCAGCTCTGGTTTCGTTGTTAGGGACGGCGATTTTGCTGGTGGTGTGGAGGCCGCGAGCGGCATCGGTGATCCTCATAGGGGTGGCAATTACGGCACTGGTGCTGTGGATGTTTGTGCCTGCGGGCTCGCTGGACCGGTTGGCGACGATTCCGGAGCAACTGGGGTCGTCGGATTTGAACGATCGCTACAACATCTGGATTGCGGGCTGGCGTGCGTTTACACAAAGGCCGTGGATGGGGTATGGGGCCGGAAATTACACGGCTGCTGCGCGGTTGGCTACCGGAGATACGGCGCACAACACGGTGATGGCCGTGCTGGTCACGGGCGGGCTGTTTGCGTTGACTCTCTGCGGCGCAATTGTGGCTGGCGTCGCGTGGTCGATTGCGCGAACTTCGGGGTTGTTGCGGATTGCTCTGGCTACGGTGCTGGCGGTGTGGATCATTACTTCGATGGTGGGGTCTGTGGAGGAGAATCGCATTACGTGGCTGGTGTTTGGAATGATGGCGCTGGCGGGCCGATTGGCCTGTGAGGCAACAAAGTCCAAAGCAACGTGCCCCCTATATGCGGACAAAAGTACGCGGCAGGTTTCACTTGCTGGGATCTTTCACGGCCGTCCCGTCGGTGCAGGTGGTCCAATAGACTAG